One genomic segment of Salinigranum rubrum includes these proteins:
- a CDS encoding PKD domain-containing protein, which yields MTRTVTAVVVIAVIIATVGAGLGVVPPSTAATDSANSPPTADAGDDRTVDEGTTVRLDASGSTDPDGDVVTHTWTQAGGPPVTLSNRYATSPNVTAPTVESKTTLTFEVTARDGDGGSDTATVTITVVPTNDPPTADAGSDRRVEAAASVELDAGGSTDPNGDTLSYTWRQVGGASVALVGADTDTASFTAPSVDSPVRLTFEVTATDPGGASATDTVGVTVTPADAPTYTRDEVAQATYGYDFDTLSTESAREIEELYLRQPYPTATAPDELRTREELSRERHAQSFDGLNRSETVGVQSAYDAQFGEDGDAPYTRDDIAQAKYGLNATELSTETAGQVEELYDRQPFAGLRPDAVRTREELSRAAYGVDYAVLSRDSRLTIERRYDAQFGTAGSPANFSVAALSASAAASKPEAVRVTARVTNHGSTAGTQTADLRLDRDGDGRLEDDAFENESLTLDPGTTTRVNFTVPVDAFGAGTPRYGVDTANDSRRASLTDETLASVATGDEADEGGNDGESVTDVTDGGTDADGSVSTPQMRDGDAVVGLSELRANHRYEVDFGDGVSASGVTVTGQELMLVRGDERASLRVAASEATTDDAPELTGTFAYLRVEAEGLADEDIREVDFRFRVSQSRLDAADADPNDVRLYRYHDGEWVSYETVYRGDGRFESGDVPGFSVFAVAPSDASATTPTETETPTATTPPTETETPTATPTETETPTATTPPTETETPAATPTPTAERSTTGNETTTESSAEAESAATETEPSTTPRPTTSTRFPGFTPVTVLAALVVVASLVRRLHGRR from the coding sequence ATGACACGAACTGTCACGGCTGTGGTCGTCATCGCGGTCATCATCGCGACAGTCGGGGCCGGTCTCGGTGTGGTGCCGCCCTCGACGGCAGCGACCGACTCGGCGAACAGTCCGCCGACGGCCGACGCCGGCGACGACCGGACCGTCGACGAGGGGACGACGGTTCGACTCGACGCGAGCGGGTCGACGGACCCCGACGGCGACGTCGTCACGCACACCTGGACACAGGCCGGCGGACCGCCGGTCACCCTCTCGAACCGCTACGCGACGTCGCCGAACGTCACCGCTCCCACGGTCGAATCGAAGACCACGCTGACGTTCGAGGTGACTGCACGAGACGGTGACGGAGGGAGCGACACCGCCACCGTCACCATCACCGTGGTCCCGACGAACGACCCGCCGACGGCCGACGCCGGGAGCGACAGGCGCGTCGAGGCGGCGGCGAGCGTCGAACTCGACGCGGGCGGGTCGACCGACCCGAACGGCGACACGCTCTCGTACACCTGGCGACAGGTCGGCGGTGCGAGCGTCGCGCTCGTCGGAGCCGACACGGACACCGCGTCGTTCACCGCACCGTCCGTCGACTCACCCGTCCGCCTCACCTTCGAGGTGACGGCCACTGACCCCGGTGGTGCGAGCGCGACCGATACGGTCGGCGTCACCGTGACGCCCGCCGACGCCCCGACGTACACGCGCGACGAGGTCGCCCAGGCGACGTACGGCTACGACTTCGATACCCTCAGCACCGAGTCGGCGCGGGAAATCGAGGAACTGTACCTCCGTCAGCCGTACCCCACCGCGACCGCGCCCGACGAGTTGCGGACCCGCGAGGAACTCTCACGGGAGCGGCACGCCCAGTCGTTCGACGGGCTGAACCGCTCCGAGACCGTCGGCGTGCAGTCGGCGTACGACGCGCAGTTCGGGGAGGACGGGGACGCCCCGTACACGCGCGACGACATCGCGCAGGCGAAGTACGGCCTGAACGCGACCGAGTTGAGCACGGAGACGGCCGGACAGGTCGAGGAACTGTACGACCGCCAGCCGTTCGCGGGCCTGCGACCGGATGCGGTCCGCACCCGCGAGGAACTGTCGCGTGCGGCGTACGGGGTGGACTACGCCGTCCTTAGCCGCGACAGCCGGCTGACGATCGAACGGCGGTACGACGCGCAGTTCGGCACGGCCGGTTCGCCGGCGAACTTCTCGGTGGCGGCGCTGTCGGCGTCGGCTGCGGCGTCCAAGCCCGAGGCCGTCCGGGTCACTGCCCGGGTCACGAACCACGGCTCGACAGCGGGGACGCAGACTGCCGACCTCAGACTCGACCGGGACGGTGACGGAAGGCTGGAGGACGACGCGTTCGAGAACGAGTCGCTCACCCTCGACCCCGGGACGACGACGCGGGTGAACTTCACGGTCCCCGTCGACGCGTTCGGAGCGGGCACGCCGCGCTACGGCGTGGACACCGCGAACGACAGCCGACGCGCCTCGCTCACCGACGAGACGCTGGCGTCCGTCGCGACGGGTGACGAGGCGGACGAGGGCGGAAACGACGGCGAGAGCGTCACCGACGTCACGGACGGGGGCACCGACGCCGACGGTTCCGTCTCCACCCCCCAGATGCGCGACGGTGACGCGGTCGTCGGCCTGTCGGAACTGCGCGCGAACCACCGGTACGAGGTCGACTTCGGCGACGGGGTGTCGGCCAGCGGTGTCACCGTGACGGGGCAGGAACTGATGCTCGTCCGGGGCGACGAGCGGGCGTCCCTCCGGGTCGCCGCGTCGGAGGCGACGACGGACGACGCGCCGGAACTCACCGGGACGTTCGCGTACCTCCGCGTCGAGGCCGAGGGACTCGCGGACGAGGACATCCGGGAGGTCGACTTCCGCTTCCGCGTCTCGCAGTCGCGACTCGACGCGGCGGACGCCGACCCGAACGACGTCAGACTCTACCGGTACCACGACGGGGAGTGGGTGTCGTACGAGACCGTCTACCGCGGCGACGGGCGGTTCGAGTCCGGCGACGTACCGGGCTTCTCCGTGTTCGCGGTCGCCCCGTCGGACGCGTCCGCGACGACGCCGACCGAGACGGAGACACCGACTGCGACGACGCCGCCGACTGAGACGGAGACACCGACTGCGACGCCGACTGAGACGGAGACACCGACTGCGACGACGCCGCCGACTGAGACGGAGACACCGGCTGCGACGCCGACGCCGACCGCCGAACGGTCGACCACCGGGAACGAGACGACGACGGAGTCGTCCGCGGAGGCCGAGTCGGCGGCGACGGAAACCGAACCGTCGACCACGCCCCGGCCGACGACGTCCACGCGGTTCCCCGGGTTCACGCCGGTGACCGTGCTGGCGGCGCTTGTCGTCGTCGCATCTCTCGTGCGTCGACTGCACGGCCGGCGCTGA